The following coding sequences lie in one Chlorocebus sabaeus isolate Y175 chromosome 29, mChlSab1.0.hap1, whole genome shotgun sequence genomic window:
- the HOMEZ gene encoding homeobox and leucine zipper protein Homez isoform X2 → MPPNKEASSLSSSPAGLICLPPISEELQLVWTQAAQTSELDSNEHLLKTFSYFPYPSLADIALLCLRYGLQMEKVKTWFMAQRLRCGISWSSEEIEETRARVVYRRDQLHFKSLLSFTHHAGRPPEEVPPPPMPAPEQVGVGIGPPSLSKPTQMKGLKVEPEESSQMPPLPQSHQKLKESLMTPGSGAFPHQSDFWQHRQSSGFSKEQAGRGPNQSHGIGTASWNHSTTVPPPQARDKPLPIALIANSCKEESASSVTPSSSSTSSSSFQVLANGATATSKPLQPLGCIPQSVSPSEQALPPHLEPAWPQGLRHNSVPGRVGPTEYLSPDIQRQRKTKRKTKEQLAILKSFFLQCQWARREDYQKLEQITGLPRPEIIQWFGDTRYALKHGQLKWFRDNAVPGAPSFQDLAIPTPPPSTRSLNERAETSPLPIPPPPPDIQPLERYWAAHQQLRETDIPQLSQASRLSTQQVLDWFDSRLPQPAEVVVCLDEEEEEEEEELLEGDEEEEEEEEDDDDDDDVIIQD, encoded by the coding sequence ATGCCTCCTAATAAAGAGGCCAGCAGTCTCAGTAGTTCACCAGCGGGGCTCATCTGCCTCCCTCCAATCTCTGAGGAGCTACAGCTTGTGTGGACCCAAGCAGCCCAGACCAGTGAGCTAGACAGCAATGAACACCTGCTAAAAACCTTCAGCTACTTTCCCTATCCCAGCCTAGCAGACATTGCCCTTCTCTGCCTACGTTATGGGTTGCAGATGGAGAAAGTCAAGACTTGGTTTATGGCCCAGCGCCTCCGCTGTGGTATTAGCTGGTCAtctgaagaaatagaagaaactcGAGCCCGAGTAGTCTACCGTCGGGACCAACTCCATTTCAAATCCCTTCTCTCCTTTACTCATCATGCAGGACGGCCCCCAGAGGAGGTGCCTCCTCCTCCAATGCCAGCTCCAGAACAAGTTGGTGTTGGAATAGGTCCTCCGTCTCTTAGCAAGCCCACCCAGATGAAAGGATTGAAGGTAGAGCCTGAGGAGTCCTCTCAGATGCCACCACTGCCACAGAGTCACCAGAAATTAAAGGAGTCCCTGATGACACCTGGTAGTGGAGCATTCCCCCACCAATCAGATTTTTGGCAACATCGTCAAAGCAGTGGCTTCTCAAAGGAGCAGGCAGGCAGGGGTCCCAACCAATCACATGGCATAGGTACTGCTTCCTGGAACCACTCCACAACCGTCCCCCCACCACAAGCTCGGGATAAACCCCTACCAATTGCATTAATTGCCAATAGTTGTAAGGAGGAGTCAGCATCTAGTGTtactccctcttcttcctctacctcctcctcttctttccagGTACTGGCTAATGGAGCTACTGCCACCTCTAAACCCCTCCAGCCATTAGGCTGCATCCCACAGTCAGTGTCACCCAGTGAACAGGCATTACCCCCACATCTGGAACCAGCCTGGCCCCAAGGGCTACGGCATAATTCAGTACCAGGTAGGGTTGGCCCCACAGAGTACCTTTCCCCAGATATTCAACGCCAGCGAAAGACCAAGCGCAAAACCAAAGAGCAGCTGGCTAtcctcaaatccttttttttaCAGTGCCAATGGGCACGGCGTGAGGATTACCAAAAGTTAGAACAGATCACTGGTTTACCTCGGCCTGAGATCATTCAGTGGTTTGGTGACACACGTTATGCCTTGAAGCATGGGCAACTAAAATGGTTTCGGGACAACGCAGTACCTGGTGCCCCTAGTTTCCAAGACCTAGCAATTCctacaccaccaccatcaacccGCTCCTTGAATGAAAGGGCTGAGACATCACCTCTGCCGATCCCTCCACCCCCACCGGATATACAACCCTTGGAGAGGTACTGGGCAGCCCACCAACAGCTACGGGAAACTGATATCCCTCAACTGAGTCAGGCATCAAGGCTTAGCACCCAGCAGGTACTGGATTGGTTTGACTCTCGATTACCTCAGCCAGCTGAGGTGGTAGTTTGTCtagatgaagaagaggaagaggaggaggaagaactgCTAGAAGgtgatgaggaagaagaggaggaggaggaagatgatgatgatgatgatgatgtgatCATACAAGACTga
- the HOMEZ gene encoding homeobox and leucine zipper protein Homez isoform X1: MVRGWEPPPGLDRAISEGHKSESTMPPNKEASSLSSSPAGLICLPPISEELQLVWTQAAQTSELDSNEHLLKTFSYFPYPSLADIALLCLRYGLQMEKVKTWFMAQRLRCGISWSSEEIEETRARVVYRRDQLHFKSLLSFTHHAGRPPEEVPPPPMPAPEQVGVGIGPPSLSKPTQMKGLKVEPEESSQMPPLPQSHQKLKESLMTPGSGAFPHQSDFWQHRQSSGFSKEQAGRGPNQSHGIGTASWNHSTTVPPPQARDKPLPIALIANSCKEESASSVTPSSSSTSSSSFQVLANGATATSKPLQPLGCIPQSVSPSEQALPPHLEPAWPQGLRHNSVPGRVGPTEYLSPDIQRQRKTKRKTKEQLAILKSFFLQCQWARREDYQKLEQITGLPRPEIIQWFGDTRYALKHGQLKWFRDNAVPGAPSFQDLAIPTPPPSTRSLNERAETSPLPIPPPPPDIQPLERYWAAHQQLRETDIPQLSQASRLSTQQVLDWFDSRLPQPAEVVVCLDEEEEEEEEELLEGDEEEEEEEEDDDDDDDVIIQD, encoded by the exons ATGGTGCGAGGCTGGGAGCCGCCGCCCGGGCTGGACCGCG CTATCTCTGAAGGGCACAAATCAGAAAGCACCATGCCTCCTAATAAAGAGGCCAGCAGTCTCAGTAGTTCACCAGCGGGGCTCATCTGCCTCCCTCCAATCTCTGAGGAGCTACAGCTTGTGTGGACCCAAGCAGCCCAGACCAGTGAGCTAGACAGCAATGAACACCTGCTAAAAACCTTCAGCTACTTTCCCTATCCCAGCCTAGCAGACATTGCCCTTCTCTGCCTACGTTATGGGTTGCAGATGGAGAAAGTCAAGACTTGGTTTATGGCCCAGCGCCTCCGCTGTGGTATTAGCTGGTCAtctgaagaaatagaagaaactcGAGCCCGAGTAGTCTACCGTCGGGACCAACTCCATTTCAAATCCCTTCTCTCCTTTACTCATCATGCAGGACGGCCCCCAGAGGAGGTGCCTCCTCCTCCAATGCCAGCTCCAGAACAAGTTGGTGTTGGAATAGGTCCTCCGTCTCTTAGCAAGCCCACCCAGATGAAAGGATTGAAGGTAGAGCCTGAGGAGTCCTCTCAGATGCCACCACTGCCACAGAGTCACCAGAAATTAAAGGAGTCCCTGATGACACCTGGTAGTGGAGCATTCCCCCACCAATCAGATTTTTGGCAACATCGTCAAAGCAGTGGCTTCTCAAAGGAGCAGGCAGGCAGGGGTCCCAACCAATCACATGGCATAGGTACTGCTTCCTGGAACCACTCCACAACCGTCCCCCCACCACAAGCTCGGGATAAACCCCTACCAATTGCATTAATTGCCAATAGTTGTAAGGAGGAGTCAGCATCTAGTGTtactccctcttcttcctctacctcctcctcttctttccagGTACTGGCTAATGGAGCTACTGCCACCTCTAAACCCCTCCAGCCATTAGGCTGCATCCCACAGTCAGTGTCACCCAGTGAACAGGCATTACCCCCACATCTGGAACCAGCCTGGCCCCAAGGGCTACGGCATAATTCAGTACCAGGTAGGGTTGGCCCCACAGAGTACCTTTCCCCAGATATTCAACGCCAGCGAAAGACCAAGCGCAAAACCAAAGAGCAGCTGGCTAtcctcaaatccttttttttaCAGTGCCAATGGGCACGGCGTGAGGATTACCAAAAGTTAGAACAGATCACTGGTTTACCTCGGCCTGAGATCATTCAGTGGTTTGGTGACACACGTTATGCCTTGAAGCATGGGCAACTAAAATGGTTTCGGGACAACGCAGTACCTGGTGCCCCTAGTTTCCAAGACCTAGCAATTCctacaccaccaccatcaacccGCTCCTTGAATGAAAGGGCTGAGACATCACCTCTGCCGATCCCTCCACCCCCACCGGATATACAACCCTTGGAGAGGTACTGGGCAGCCCACCAACAGCTACGGGAAACTGATATCCCTCAACTGAGTCAGGCATCAAGGCTTAGCACCCAGCAGGTACTGGATTGGTTTGACTCTCGATTACCTCAGCCAGCTGAGGTGGTAGTTTGTCtagatgaagaagaggaagaggaggaggaagaactgCTAGAAGgtgatgaggaagaagaggaggaggaggaagatgatgatgatgatgatgatgtgatCATACAAGACTga